The following are from one region of the Moritella sp. 24 genome:
- a CDS encoding monodechloroaminopyrrolnitrin synthase PrnB family protein: MKNTSHATHAFDQWIRGPFVEINTALEALYWQQEDRDNVAGIGKSLKHQLESEGRSLIKVLLAEGNTSQDFNRAFNLLGSVGLYMAACRRHDLTEPSRETRSPLIEASALAMHIGPTIGMAPRFSTAHLTTHNIAVNGTYKCFTTLHDETLFIDYNTRSILAFKRAAEALTKIYAMGISHPLCYDLLLTAKQSLNDVIESNNILFSELDTDRFFHCVRPYYKSYRVGSQIYRGANAGDFAGINIVDMLLGLCRANEPFYSQMLVDKFTYMMPEDQLLLRDAMQKTNLMDDFLNQRQHKNQMWYQRNLALFLEVCKLHGATANQHHDQLVNKYITQPASHIQSQHMDKLTASGPPLHILLRSLEKLRDLRVGNQRDDIATRHHDILTLHETLN; the protein is encoded by the coding sequence ATGAAAAACACGAGTCACGCAACCCATGCATTTGATCAGTGGATTAGAGGTCCTTTTGTCGAGATTAACACCGCGTTAGAAGCGTTATACTGGCAACAGGAAGACAGAGATAACGTGGCCGGTATTGGTAAATCATTAAAACACCAACTTGAATCAGAAGGGCGGTCGCTAATTAAAGTCTTGCTTGCAGAAGGGAACACCAGCCAAGACTTTAATCGTGCATTTAATTTACTCGGCAGCGTAGGGTTATATATGGCGGCATGTCGCCGTCACGACCTCACAGAGCCCTCGCGAGAAACGCGTTCACCACTTATCGAAGCATCAGCACTCGCGATGCATATCGGCCCAACCATTGGTATGGCTCCTCGATTTTCCACTGCTCACCTAACCACACATAATATTGCTGTTAATGGTACTTACAAATGCTTCACCACCCTACATGATGAAACTTTATTTATCGATTACAACACACGCAGTATTTTGGCATTTAAGCGGGCGGCCGAAGCATTAACAAAAATCTATGCGATGGGTATCTCCCACCCACTTTGTTACGATTTGTTGCTCACCGCAAAGCAGTCGCTTAATGACGTTATCGAATCAAATAATATCTTATTCAGCGAGCTCGACACCGACCGTTTCTTCCATTGTGTGCGTCCTTATTACAAATCTTACCGTGTCGGGTCGCAGATTTATCGTGGTGCAAATGCGGGTGATTTTGCAGGGATCAACATTGTCGATATGCTGCTAGGGCTATGCCGCGCCAATGAACCTTTCTACTCACAAATGCTCGTAGATAAATTCACTTATATGATGCCTGAAGATCAGCTGCTATTACGTGATGCGATGCAAAAAACAAACTTGATGGATGATTTTCTTAATCAACGACAACATAAAAACCAAATGTGGTATCAACGTAATTTAGCCTTGTTTTTAGAGGTTTGTAAACTGCATGGCGCCACCGCGAACCAACATCATGATCAACTGGTTAATAAATACATCACACAACCCGCTAGCCATATTCAATCTCAGCACATGGATAAATTAACAGCCAGTGGCCCCCCGCTACACATCCTACTGCGCTCATTAGAAAAACTGAGAGATCTTCGAGTCGGCAACCAACGTGAT
- a CDS encoding GGDEF domain-containing protein: protein MKKLLTALFFFLFGAVTSNVFTAQNSQPVMIKSDVVDSWSDVKKLKLDLLDQDDLEFLSSMTEFKKCIDPYWMPLEGISENKVHIGVIAEILALVTQQINVPFTLVETEDWSESLDKLASRECDIVTSDLQNGVPPDFYIKTEPFLYLQHVYITQKEALFELDFSEIKNHRIGVPKGYPTIALMNERYGDINFVEVQDINEGVLWVSQGKLFAFIDILPVISYSIEQQGLTNLKVAGHLDLNLPTVMAVRSDMPELVQILNKVFSSMNQTISNQLLSQWVKIEYDVKVDWSKWIKYVLLLIFVMLLIIYWNNKLRTINTELDDANKKLASLSETDGLTQLQNRHFLNRRLPTLIDMASRNNTSMAVAILDIDHFKQINDHYGHAIGDDCLVEFSKLIKTVFKRDTDCLVRFGGEEFLVICFGIKQAQFATLLERLRFATENFTLPISIIKDGGRVGEHIGFTISSGYTFCSVAPNEDIENLVSVADQHLYKAKNNGRNRIVGFEFNER from the coding sequence TTGAAAAAATTATTAACCGCGTTATTTTTCTTTTTGTTTGGTGCCGTTACCAGCAACGTTTTCACTGCACAAAATTCACAACCCGTGATGATAAAGTCGGATGTGGTTGACTCTTGGAGTGACGTCAAAAAACTCAAATTAGATCTGCTCGATCAAGATGATCTTGAATTTTTAAGTAGCATGACCGAGTTTAAAAAATGTATTGACCCGTATTGGATGCCCTTGGAAGGCATCAGTGAAAACAAAGTGCATATTGGTGTGATTGCTGAGATATTAGCATTAGTCACACAGCAGATTAATGTGCCTTTTACGTTGGTTGAAACAGAAGATTGGAGTGAATCATTAGATAAACTGGCCAGTCGAGAGTGTGACATTGTGACGTCCGATCTTCAAAATGGTGTACCGCCTGATTTTTATATCAAAACCGAACCATTCTTATATCTACAACATGTGTATATCACTCAAAAAGAAGCGCTATTTGAACTAGATTTTTCTGAGATTAAGAATCACAGGATTGGTGTACCGAAAGGTTATCCTACCATTGCGCTTATGAACGAACGCTATGGAGATATTAACTTTGTCGAAGTGCAAGACATCAATGAGGGCGTGTTGTGGGTGTCGCAGGGTAAGCTGTTTGCTTTTATCGATATCTTGCCTGTTATTAGCTATTCCATAGAACAACAAGGGCTCACTAATTTAAAAGTCGCAGGGCACTTAGATTTGAATTTACCGACGGTCATGGCTGTGCGCAGTGATATGCCTGAATTAGTGCAGATCTTAAATAAAGTGTTTAGCAGCATGAATCAGACTATTTCAAATCAACTTTTATCACAATGGGTCAAGATAGAATATGACGTGAAGGTTGATTGGTCTAAATGGATCAAATACGTGCTGCTGCTCATTTTTGTTATGTTATTGATTATTTATTGGAATAATAAATTACGCACGATTAACACAGAGTTGGATGATGCGAATAAAAAGTTAGCCAGTTTGAGTGAAACCGACGGTTTAACCCAGCTTCAAAATCGTCATTTTTTAAATCGACGTTTACCGACTTTGATTGATATGGCAAGCCGTAATAATACGTCGATGGCGGTTGCGATACTTGATATAGACCATTTTAAACAGATTAATGATCATTACGGTCATGCTATTGGTGATGATTGTTTAGTGGAGTTTAGTAAATTAATAAAGACCGTCTTTAAACGAGATACAGATTGCTTAGTACGGTTTGGTGGCGAGGAGTTTTTGGTGATATGTTTTGGTATAAAGCAGGCGCAATTTGCGACGTTATTAGAACGATTACGCTTCGCGACAGAAAACTTTACGTTGCCGATTAGCATTATTAAAGACGGGGGCCGAGTGGGTGAGCATATTGGATTTACTATCTCGAGTGGTTATACGTTTTGTTCAGTGGCACCGAACGAAGATATTGAAAACCTGGTATCAGTTGCAGACCAACACCTCTATAAGGCGAAGAATAATGGCCGTAATAGAATTGTTGGTTTTGAATTTAACGAAAGATAA
- a CDS encoding LysR family transcriptional regulator — protein MLRFSFEQLTSFVAVAEKGSFSKAAQSLSKDRSTLHQHVGNLEIDLGITLFDRSGKFPKITLEGESLLTQAQHILYHAQVLQNSGDNLAEGLEESLTIYHDISLPISVIEQVQLAVHQHYPQTQLHWIHRGRQDSIDALAAQKANISIILSKGSGVLPSKGLTFTNLGYLPFSFFAHKNSTLAQQKSCYLEDLEKQQQYTAENYTEVELGKNTRISGRIATISNMDIILSLLKQGGWALLPNHFVSSSSYTDEIVKLNINFMTNDGRWSLVLLTRTHQSTGKVQRYAIEQFKAAFKIITQ, from the coding sequence ATGCTTAGATTTAGCTTTGAACAATTGACATCATTTGTCGCGGTGGCTGAAAAAGGTTCATTTAGTAAAGCCGCACAATCACTCAGTAAAGATCGATCGACCTTGCATCAGCATGTAGGAAATTTGGAAATAGATTTAGGTATTACCTTATTCGATCGCAGTGGCAAATTTCCGAAGATAACGCTTGAAGGGGAAAGTTTATTGACCCAAGCACAGCATATTTTATATCACGCGCAAGTGCTTCAAAATAGCGGAGATAATTTAGCTGAAGGGCTAGAAGAAAGTCTCACTATTTATCATGATATTTCATTGCCTATTTCGGTCATAGAACAAGTGCAACTTGCCGTCCACCAGCACTACCCACAAACCCAATTACATTGGATACACCGCGGACGTCAGGACTCCATCGATGCCCTCGCAGCGCAAAAAGCAAATATATCAATTATCTTAAGTAAAGGTTCTGGCGTACTCCCTAGCAAAGGCTTAACCTTCACGAATTTAGGCTATTTACCTTTTTCCTTTTTTGCACATAAAAATTCTACTTTAGCGCAGCAAAAAAGTTGTTATTTAGAAGATTTAGAAAAGCAGCAACAGTACACAGCAGAAAATTACACGGAAGTAGAATTAGGGAAAAATACCAGAATATCGGGGCGTATTGCCACCATCAGCAATATGGATATTATTTTGTCATTATTAAAACAAGGCGGCTGGGCATTGCTACCCAACCACTTTGTGAGCTCATCATCCTATACCGATGAAATAGTTAAACTTAATATTAATTTCATGACCAATGATGGGCGTTGGAGTTTAGTGCTATTAACCCGAACTCACCAAAGCACGGGGAAAGTACAGCGTTATGCTATCGAGCAATTTAAAGCAGCCTTTAAGATAATCACGCAATAG
- a CDS encoding linear amide C-N hydrolase, producing MALLTKKSLVNAAIGAALFTSAISAVQACSRLIWETEDYGVFVSRTMDWMVETHPTIDVRAKGISYRGAESGEKVMMWTSKYASILTTFYGKAGIDGFNEAGLAANALYLGEESSGEYNADKVQLENSRVIPYFLDNFSSVKEALIGLEDIQLQLFSHDGSILTGHYSLQDASGDSAILEFIDGKWKIYHGEQYNVLTNSPEFHEHLNNWEAKKPTQQSQFSSEYPLDGNVGPVERFVWNKYMLAQLQEPSSVINGLAKLDSSTYKVPLDAANRVVAGKMTGYATQYTLTYNLEQKELNMRYQYGDVYTQFKVDFNKLNDGKNYTLKADEQHNVGDMTSKFEQKNGVMAQYRVNK from the coding sequence ATGGCTTTATTAACAAAAAAATCATTGGTTAATGCTGCAATAGGTGCTGCATTATTCACGTCTGCAATCTCTGCTGTTCAAGCGTGTTCACGATTAATTTGGGAGACAGAAGACTACGGTGTGTTTGTGTCTCGTACCATGGATTGGATGGTTGAAACCCACCCTACGATTGACGTTCGAGCGAAAGGCATCAGCTATCGTGGTGCGGAATCGGGAGAAAAGGTGATGATGTGGACATCGAAATACGCATCGATCTTGACGACTTTCTATGGCAAAGCGGGTATTGATGGTTTCAATGAAGCTGGCCTTGCAGCCAATGCGCTATACTTAGGTGAAGAAAGTAGCGGGGAGTATAATGCAGATAAAGTACAGCTAGAAAACTCTCGCGTGATACCGTATTTCTTAGATAATTTTAGCTCGGTAAAAGAGGCCTTAATTGGCTTGGAAGATATTCAATTACAGTTGTTTTCACATGACGGTAGTATTCTAACTGGGCACTATTCATTACAAGATGCGAGCGGTGATTCTGCAATTTTAGAGTTCATCGATGGTAAGTGGAAGATTTACCATGGTGAACAATATAACGTACTGACCAATAGCCCTGAGTTTCATGAACACTTGAATAACTGGGAAGCAAAAAAACCGACGCAGCAATCACAATTCTCAAGTGAATATCCTTTGGATGGTAATGTTGGCCCTGTAGAACGTTTTGTGTGGAATAAGTATATGTTAGCGCAACTGCAAGAGCCGAGTAGTGTGATTAATGGTTTAGCAAAATTGGATAGCTCGACTTATAAAGTGCCATTAGATGCGGCTAATCGAGTCGTGGCTGGCAAGATGACGGGCTATGCGACACAATATACGCTTACTTATAATTTAGAGCAGAAAGAGCTGAATATGCGTTATCAATACGGTGATGTGTACACACAGTTTAAAGTTGATTTTAATAAATTAAATGACGGTAAAAATTACACGTTAAAAGCCGATGAGCAACATAATGTTGGTGATATGACGAGTAAGTTCGAACAGAAAAACGGTGTAATGGCACAATATCGAGTGAATAAATAA
- a CDS encoding efflux RND transporter periplasmic adaptor subunit, whose translation MNKRTSLAVISALMFSFASYTIPVHAKGGNAGKGAGRVVSVYTDTVQYHEVSQSISLIGKLQSDQFVSVAPEVAGKVDSININANQTVKAGQLLVQLDDSKAQAALLEAKAYFNDEKRKLNEYSTLVKSNAITQTEVYAQTALMDIAKARLAAAQANVDDHYLTAPFSGTVGLLDFSRGKMVSVGTELLTLDDLSTMQLDLEVPERYLSQLSTGMSVTATSRAWPDDSFKGQVVAIDSRINPETLNLRVRVNFENNLNRLKPGMMMSSSVVFPAINEPIIPVQALEYSGTKRFVYVVGQDNKVARTQVQLGARIVDQVLIEQGLDVGDRIVVQGLVNMRDGLTVKDLSDEQETN comes from the coding sequence ATGAATAAACGTACTTCCCTCGCGGTAATTAGCGCGCTTATGTTCAGTTTTGCTAGCTATACGATTCCAGTACATGCCAAAGGCGGCAATGCTGGGAAAGGTGCTGGACGTGTAGTTTCTGTATATACGGACACTGTGCAATACCATGAAGTGTCACAATCAATTTCATTAATTGGTAAATTACAGTCAGACCAATTTGTGAGTGTGGCACCTGAAGTTGCGGGTAAAGTAGATAGCATTAACATTAATGCGAATCAAACCGTGAAAGCGGGACAGTTATTAGTACAGCTGGATGACAGCAAAGCACAGGCTGCCTTATTAGAGGCGAAAGCGTATTTTAATGATGAGAAGCGTAAGCTAAATGAATATTCAACGCTGGTAAAAAGTAATGCGATCACGCAAACAGAAGTGTACGCACAAACCGCATTAATGGATATTGCCAAAGCGCGTTTAGCGGCCGCTCAAGCAAATGTAGATGATCATTATTTAACGGCGCCATTTTCTGGCACCGTTGGTTTACTTGATTTTAGTCGCGGTAAAATGGTGTCTGTAGGTACTGAGTTACTTACCCTTGATGATTTATCGACGATGCAGCTGGATCTTGAAGTGCCAGAACGTTATTTATCGCAATTATCGACGGGTATGTCGGTAACCGCAACCAGCCGTGCATGGCCTGATGATAGCTTTAAAGGGCAAGTAGTCGCGATTGATTCTCGTATTAACCCAGAAACACTTAATTTACGTGTACGCGTTAATTTTGAGAACAATTTGAACCGCCTTAAACCAGGGATGATGATGTCATCAAGTGTTGTTTTCCCTGCGATAAATGAACCTATCATTCCGGTTCAAGCCCTTGAGTATTCGGGCACGAAACGTTTTGTGTATGTTGTTGGTCAGGATAATAAAGTTGCGCGAACACAAGTGCAGTTAGGCGCGCGAATTGTTGATCAAGTGTTGATTGAGCAAGGTTTAGACGTTGGCGATCGTATCGTGGTGCAAGGCTTAGTGAATATGCGTGATGGATTAACAGTGAAAGATTTATCTGATGAACAGGAGACTAACTAA
- a CDS encoding multidrug efflux RND transporter permease subunit — MWLSDVSVKRPVVAIVLSLLLCVFGAVSFSKLAVREMPDVESPVVTVMTRYEGAAATIMESQVTSVIEDQITGISGIDEVKSVTRNGMSRVTVTFDLGWNLTEGVSDIRDAVAKAQRSLPDEADDPIVSKDNGSGEPSVYINLNSTEMDRTQLTDYAQRVLEDRFSLISGVSSVDLSGGLYQVMYVKLFPDLMAGRAVTTSDIIDALKTENVENPGGEVRNDTTVMSVRTARLYAEPQDFEYLVVRTTSDGSPVYLRDVAQVYVGAENENSSFKSNGIVNLSLGIVAQSDANPLEVATAVHSEVDKIQDFLPAGMSLEVDYDSTVFIDQSIKEVYSTLFITGGLVVLVLYIFIGQARATLIPAVTVPVSLISSFIAAYYFGFSINLITLMALILSIGLVVDDAIVVVENIFHHIERGEKPLLAAYKGTREVGFAVIATTMVLVMVFLPISFMDGMVGLLFTEFSVLLAMSVIFSSLIALTLTPVLASKMLKSEQKTSRFSLFMEGLFQRLESAYRRVVTKAVKYRLAAPVVIIACVVGSFLLMKQVPSQLSPQEDRGVLFAFVKGAEGTSFNRMTTNMDIVEARLLPLVGQGVIKSFSTQAPAFGGRAGDQTGFVIIILEDWADRSVSAGEALGMVAKALKNIPDVMVRPLMPGFRGGSSDPVQYVLGGSDYSELEKWAELLKQKAEDAGVLVGGDLDYSEKTPELVVSIDKERAGELGISVDEVSTTLEIMLGGRTETSYIERGEEYDVYLRGDENSFNNVNDLSQIYIRSAKGDLITLDTITTIEEVASASRLSHNNKQKSIKLSGSLGEGYTLGEVLDFLDAQAIELLPSDISIAYSGESKDFKENQSSILLVFGLALLVAYLVLAAQFESFINPMVVMFTVPMGVLGGFLGLYAMGGGLNIYSQIGMIMLIGMVTKNGILIVEFANQLRDRGVELEQAIIDASARRLRPILMTAFTTLAGSIPLILSTGAGAESRIAVGTVVFFGMAFATLVTLLVIPAMYRLISGTTHSPGYVEAMLEAELAEQSAAIQSELLDKQGVTKDVRVVKDVA; from the coding sequence ATGTGGTTGTCTGATGTCTCTGTCAAACGACCGGTTGTTGCGATTGTATTAAGTTTATTACTTTGTGTCTTTGGTGCCGTATCGTTTAGTAAACTTGCTGTTCGTGAAATGCCGGATGTTGAAAGTCCTGTCGTTACTGTGATGACGCGTTATGAAGGCGCGGCAGCTACGATTATGGAAAGCCAAGTTACGTCTGTTATCGAAGACCAAATTACGGGTATCAGTGGTATTGATGAGGTTAAATCAGTAACACGTAATGGTATGTCGCGTGTAACGGTAACGTTTGATTTAGGTTGGAATCTTACCGAGGGCGTGAGCGATATTCGTGATGCGGTTGCAAAAGCGCAGCGTAGCTTGCCAGATGAAGCGGACGATCCGATTGTATCAAAAGATAATGGCAGCGGTGAACCCTCGGTTTATATCAACTTAAACTCCACAGAGATGGACCGGACACAGCTTACTGATTATGCCCAACGGGTATTAGAAGATCGTTTTAGCTTGATCTCGGGCGTGAGTTCGGTGGACTTGTCCGGTGGTTTATATCAGGTGATGTACGTTAAGTTATTCCCTGATCTCATGGCGGGTAGAGCGGTAACGACCAGTGATATTATCGATGCGTTAAAAACTGAAAATGTCGAAAATCCGGGTGGTGAAGTCCGTAATGATACCACTGTGATGTCAGTGCGTACGGCGCGTTTATATGCTGAGCCTCAAGACTTTGAATACCTTGTTGTGCGTACCACGAGTGATGGCTCTCCGGTTTACTTACGCGATGTTGCACAAGTCTATGTTGGCGCTGAAAATGAAAATTCGTCGTTTAAAAGTAACGGTATCGTTAATCTGAGCTTAGGTATTGTCGCTCAGTCAGATGCTAATCCACTGGAAGTTGCCACAGCAGTACACAGTGAAGTGGATAAGATCCAAGACTTTTTACCTGCAGGTATGAGCCTTGAAGTGGACTATGACTCGACTGTTTTTATCGATCAATCGATTAAGGAAGTGTATAGCACGTTATTTATCACCGGTGGCTTAGTAGTATTGGTGTTGTATATTTTTATTGGTCAAGCACGTGCGACATTAATTCCTGCGGTTACTGTACCTGTATCGCTAATTTCATCATTTATCGCTGCTTATTATTTTGGTTTTTCAATTAACTTGATTACTTTAATGGCCCTGATTTTATCAATCGGCTTAGTTGTTGATGATGCCATTGTTGTGGTCGAAAACATCTTCCATCATATTGAGAGAGGTGAAAAACCCTTGCTTGCTGCCTATAAGGGCACGCGAGAAGTTGGTTTTGCTGTGATAGCCACGACGATGGTACTCGTTATGGTATTCCTGCCTATTTCCTTCATGGATGGCATGGTTGGTTTACTCTTTACTGAGTTCTCGGTATTACTGGCAATGTCAGTGATTTTCTCCTCGTTGATTGCACTGACATTGACGCCTGTACTGGCGAGTAAAATGTTAAAGTCAGAGCAAAAAACAAGCCGTTTTAGTTTGTTTATGGAAGGGTTATTTCAACGTTTAGAAAGCGCATATCGTCGTGTTGTGACTAAAGCGGTGAAATACAGACTTGCAGCGCCTGTGGTTATTATTGCCTGTGTGGTGGGTAGTTTCCTATTGATGAAACAGGTGCCATCTCAACTGTCTCCGCAAGAAGATCGCGGGGTATTGTTTGCGTTTGTGAAAGGTGCTGAAGGTACTAGTTTTAACCGTATGACGACAAACATGGACATTGTTGAAGCGCGTTTATTACCGCTTGTTGGCCAAGGTGTGATTAAGTCATTTAGTACACAAGCGCCAGCATTTGGTGGGCGTGCCGGAGATCAAACGGGTTTTGTGATCATTATTCTTGAAGACTGGGCTGATCGCAGTGTTAGCGCTGGTGAAGCATTGGGTATGGTAGCTAAAGCGCTAAAAAATATTCCAGATGTGATGGTTCGTCCATTAATGCCGGGTTTCCGTGGCGGTTCGAGTGATCCTGTTCAATATGTATTGGGTGGTTCAGATTATTCAGAATTAGAAAAGTGGGCTGAGCTGTTAAAGCAAAAAGCGGAAGATGCGGGTGTACTCGTTGGTGGTGATTTAGATTACTCTGAAAAAACGCCTGAGCTTGTTGTCAGTATTGATAAAGAGCGTGCTGGCGAACTGGGTATTAGTGTCGATGAAGTATCAACAACATTAGAGATAATGTTAGGTGGTCGTACTGAAACCAGCTATATCGAACGTGGTGAAGAGTATGACGTGTACTTACGTGGTGATGAAAACAGCTTTAACAATGTGAATGACCTAAGCCAAATTTATATTCGCAGTGCAAAGGGTGATTTGATCACATTAGATACAATCACAACGATCGAAGAAGTCGCTTCTGCAAGTCGTTTGTCACACAACAATAAGCAAAAGTCGATTAAGTTAAGCGGTAGTTTAGGCGAAGGTTATACCTTAGGGGAAGTGCTCGATTTCTTAGATGCACAAGCTATTGAGTTACTGCCGAGTGATATTTCGATTGCTTATTCGGGTGAGTCAAAAGATTTTAAAGAAAATCAAAGCAGTATTTTGTTAGTGTTTGGTTTAGCTTTGCTGGTGGCTTATTTAGTACTCGCTGCACAGTTTGAAAGCTTCATTAACCCGATGGTGGTGATGTTTACGGTTCCTATGGGTGTACTCGGTGGATTCTTAGGCCTCTATGCCATGGGAGGCGGGCTGAATATTTACAGTCAGATTGGCATGATCATGTTGATTGGTATGGTAACGAAAAATGGTATTTTAATTGTTGAATTTGCCAATCAATTACGTGACCGTGGTGTTGAGTTAGAACAAGCTATTATCGATGCGTCAGCACGTCGACTTCGTCCTATTTTGATGACTGCATTTACGACATTAGCAGGCTCGATTCCGTTAATCTTATCAACGGGAGCGGGTGCAGAAAGCCGTATAGCTGTAGGTACTGTTGTATTCTTCGGTATGGCGTTTGCGACGTTAGTGACCTTATTGGTTATTCCAGCAATGTATCGCTTGATCTCGGGAACGACTCATTCTCCTGGTTATGTTGAAGCTATGTTAGAAGCCGAACTTGCCGAACAGTCAGCTGCAATACAATCTGAATTATTAGATAAGCAGGGTGTTACAAAAGATGTTCGAGTGGTGAAAGACGTCGCTTAA
- a CDS encoding glutathione S-transferase: MSLPILYSLQNCPYAMRARLGLLLAQQTVILRAVLMKNKPEEMLAVSPKATVPVLVLNNDTIIDESLDIMIWALHQHDPLNLLHSENPSAYPAMLSLISTHDTVFTASLSQYKYAVRYHEGNEVELRTQCANYATTLDARLSKHKYLMGDNVSLADYAILPLIRQFARVDRKWYRQAPFPHLKNWLNNHLQDQRFAKAMTKYPEWLENREEFLFPE; encoded by the coding sequence ATGTCACTACCTATTCTGTACTCATTACAAAATTGTCCATATGCCATGCGTGCAAGACTTGGCTTATTACTGGCACAACAGACCGTTATACTCAGAGCCGTGCTTATGAAAAATAAGCCTGAAGAAATGCTAGCCGTTTCACCTAAGGCGACAGTGCCCGTATTAGTACTCAATAACGACACAATCATTGATGAAAGTTTAGATATTATGATTTGGGCACTGCATCAACACGACCCTTTAAATTTGCTGCACAGTGAAAACCCGAGCGCTTACCCTGCGATGCTAAGCTTGATTAGCACCCACGATACAGTATTTACCGCTTCACTAAGTCAGTATAAATATGCTGTGCGTTATCATGAAGGTAATGAAGTCGAGTTACGAACGCAATGCGCCAACTATGCAACAACGCTAGATGCACGTCTGAGTAAACACAAATATTTAATGGGAGATAATGTCAGTCTAGCGGATTACGCAATCCTTCCTCTGATCCGTCAATTTGCTCGAGTTGATCGAAAGTGGTACCGACAAGCACCTTTTCCACACCTCAAAAACTGGCTTAATAACCATTTACAAGATCAGCGTTTTGCTAAAGCAATGACAAAGTATCCTGAATGGCTAGAAAATAGAGAAGAATTTCTGTTTCCAGAATAA
- a CDS encoding YdcH family protein, with protein MLNENHALIFDFPELKKDIVYLNYKNEVFREESKKYHILDYDIRQLEIKGCPTNDEHMTQLKLQRANLKDFLYQQLKQHHDSVSSTS; from the coding sequence ATGTTAAATGAGAATCACGCGCTTATTTTTGACTTTCCAGAATTGAAAAAAGATATCGTTTATTTGAATTATAAAAATGAAGTATTTAGAGAAGAATCGAAAAAATATCACATACTAGATTATGATATTCGTCAATTAGAGATCAAAGGATGCCCAACGAATGATGAGCATATGACGCAGTTAAAATTACAACGAGCGAACTTAAAAGATTTTCTATATCAGCAGTTAAAGCAACACCATGACAGTGTTTCATCAACATCATAA